Below is a window of Vigna radiata var. radiata cultivar VC1973A unplaced genomic scaffold, Vradiata_ver6 scaffold_51, whole genome shotgun sequence DNA.
aaatctccaCAATTTAAGTTGATCCGATAAAGAAGAATATTAACAGTCactaaacataaaaagaaaggGACAACTAACTGTTTGCGAAACAGTAACTAACTAAGTAACTCTTTGAAATATATAGTTCTCTAATACATGAATCAACAACTGCCTCTTTTATCTGCTTTGTGATCAGGAAATGACTCGCTATGCATCTTCAAACCAAAGAATAATGGTTGTTACAGTTAGAAAGACTTGTATTCGAAATAAGGTGGCTGCACTATGATGCAAGTATTTAAGTGAATACAGTATAAATTATAACAATCCAAGCTGCTTGTGTGAATAATACCATGCCAAGAAAAATGTTCTTTTATCCGGATCTCAATTAAATATCTTAAGAAAGTTTGTGTTGTGCCACACTTGAAAGACTGTAGTTGTCGTGTGTCAGTTCTACAGATAGGTCTCTGTCCCCTTAATATATACCTTGTGGTTTCTTTGCATCTTAAATCAAATCCCAAAAAGCACTTATATTTTcattccaattcatgttcaaaTCAGATGTCCGCGGGGTTGGTTTTAACTCTATCTACTGCCTATAGTTCCTATCTGTCTTGTTGCTCTTGCTCGATTCATTTGTCACATGCTTTGGATCAGTTATCCAGGATATTTTGCTCTTGTACTCTTCAAACATGAAAGCACTGGTTAGTTACTCATACACATCTCATGATTATTGTCTATATTACTAGATTCTTCATTGATTCATGTAGGTAAATTCCTGCAAAACTGGTTTATTGTGCAATATGTTACTAAATGATCAGAATTAGACCGTGGAATAGACCATTTTTATGCATGAAAAAATATGTATGAGGAAAAAAATGTTTCCGTCATCCCTTCTTGCTAACACTAGGAAATTTTAACATAAGCGAGGAAATTATAAAGGGGAACTGGTAACTCATAAAGCCGAAAGAGATGCTGTGGTAATGGTAGGTGGTGTTGGAGTATAAAACTCATCATCTGTCCAATTTGTCTCTCCCCAGTGCCGCAACATGCTTTTCCAGTTGCACAAATTATCTATACATTTCTTCAAGCGTCTATCTTTAACTTTTATTCGCCAATGACCGTCCGTGTAGTTTGCTATTTCAGCCTGCCTACGATCCCACTCCAACTGTGCCTTCTGCTTTGATTTCAGCAGACAAAACTGCTGCAAAAGCTCAGGCATTGCATCATGCACCTTCCACCACTTTGCATGCGCAACATCACTTGCAAATTCATGAAAGATATCAGCATTCCAGTTGCAATCGTAGTCCCGGAAGCATAACCATGGCTTCACACCTAGATAATGCAGGACATACAAAATTGGAGGCTCCGCGCCAAACAACAAAGTCTTCAtttgtttcttctcttcctcatCACCAATCCAAAAATGCTTCAAGAAGTTCATGTGTCTTGGTATCCTGTGCCACCATGTAAATATTTCATTCAAATATCCTTGGTCCCCTCCATTGTAGGACTCAATCTCGTTTATGTGATCCATCAGGAGCTGGAATGTGCAATTTGATGGCTCAACCACCATAACACCGGAGTTGAAGAGAGTGGCATTGTTTCCAGTGGCGGTGATTTCTGGCATTCCAAATAGGAAATCTATATTTCTCAGTATGAGCAAATCTGCATCAATGAATATTATCTTGTCATAATCTGTCAATTGCCACAGCCTGAACTTGCTGTAGTTCCATTCGTTGTAAGCATCTTTTTCAGCTTTGGGGTTCCTGATCCTTTGTATTGTTCTAACTTTCCATCCTGCTGCTTCCAAACCACTTCTGTGATAGCCACTGATCGTCTCATCAACAAGTATTACAAAGTCTCGAGTTGATCCAGACATGCGGATGCTTTGTGCAGCAGCTATAGCCCCACAAACGTAAACATGAGCTGAGTGTAGAATTGTTGCATAGGCTTCTCTAGGAGCATTCCCATTGTAAGCCAACTCTGTTACCAATTAATTCAATTCCTTTAGTACCATCTTCctgataaaaaaagataatgacaaaaacatgataaaatttaCCTTTGCCTCTCATTGGAAGTGCAAGTTCACAAGACCCTACTGGAAGCTGAACTTTTTCTCTCAACACACTCAAGTTTGGTTTGTATAACCACACATTCCCTTTATGCCCAACTAGTTCTTTACATGAAAACAGATTTGGTATTGGAAAGCAGTTGGTGATGAAGAGCACATAAACGGGGTAGTTGCCTTTGAAAGAGGTTGCAAGGCCAGCAGCTGCAAGCTGAAGATGCAGACGAGCAACATCTCTGGACCAGTTCCCTCCATTCCTGCAAGGAAGCTTCACGGCGATGAGGTTAAGTCTTATGCCTGGGGGTCTAATAGTAGGCAGAGAAGGACAAACAGGAACTtcagtttcttcttcctcatcaatCCATTCCGGGTACAAGGATTCCCATGTCACATTTCTTTCCGCATACTCCAAAGGCAGAACAACATGTGTTGCATCAGGAATAAGATGTTCCCAATGGACTTGTTCGGTCTTGTTGAAATTTACAAGCCCAATTCCTTGAAGTTCATCTTCACCTGTCAGCTTATCCGTAATATTCAGTATGTCATCCCAGTCAGTGTGTACATTGGAAATGTACCGAGGATCTGAGCCACCCCATATCCACCTGTTCAGAGTTAGGAGACACCCTCATACATCACACCACTTCCATTAAAGGATATGAAATCAACACTTAAATTTTACTTCGTGTAATGATGAATATTTGGTTCTTTTCTTCTTGTATACAAAATGTTTGTTTCACATTTTCAAAGATCAGGTTGGTATGAGTTCGCATAGTTGCATAAGAAATTTGTGTAATATGAATCACAACTGTTGAATCTGGTAAGAGGTAGTAATTTATATCAGTTTAACATTATTTccacaaaaatttaatttaaaaagaaatcccCATTATTGCTAATCAATAAAAAATCGGTCTTTCtctataattattatgaaaaataataaattgtgatTCAATGAAACCGTAATAGTATTTTACACTATCACCGTATGTGTTATTTATTGAGTAAATTACATTGCTACAAAGTGAAAGTACAAGGATGTTAACTTAACATTTTTGGAACAATTAAGTAGGCAATGGAAGGGTAGAGAAATGAGGAAATGTAGTGTATAATATGGAAaaacttcaattatttattCCACAACATTTAGGTGAAACATGTAATGATGGAGTCTAATTGTTATTTTCCCCTCTTTAAGAGATACCAAACTTATCCTTAATATAGTGAAACTTTTAAAGGCTATTGAAGTTTTTGTTTGctcaagaagaaaagaaaaataattagatttacTTACCGAGATCCTGAGGTTGATAAATGGTTGGTATTGTAAACCTCTGGAGAATACAGAAGTGTTACAAAAGTGCCACTTATGGTTATCAATAGTATGAGTTTTAAGAAAGACAACTTGCATCTTGAGCTTCTATCTTGGACTGATAAATGGAAAGGCTTGTCTGCATCTTTTGCTTTGCTTCTTGGCAATCTACGTTTGTATAAATCTTCGCTGCACCAACTCATCATTCACCACAACTTCATTAGatataacaaaatcaaacaattgCAGACGGTTTGATATACTGCTCAGTCTCAGCCTCAACTCTAATCTTAGATTTTTCATGACAGCTTTCTAATGAGATGTTTTTTGTGTTATGTTTCTCCATGGACATTATTTGATATGGTTTCTGCAGCAGAATAAAATTGCATTCCagttttttcatgaaaaatagCATTAAAACCGCTTAATAGATTGCACCTGATGAGGTAACAAAGCACAATGGTTATAGTTTCTTAGGCAAGTAAAAAAGAGACACCCAAGAATCACCACAATTAATTTAATCACTTATTTAATGTTTGTGATTAAATAAAGGAATAAGATGAAGTGAAATCTAACATAATGAGTCTCACACAGTAATCATTCTGTTCCAAATTTCATTTAAGTTGATCATCATCGTTCATCATTCATCATTCTTAATCTCTACGCAAGCATGACTGGTTCATTTTCGGGCCTACTACAGATATGATCTATTAAAGAACTCAAAATGGCATTGTCAGATTGAAACAGCTCATATATACcttcttaattattttctcactggaaaatgcagaaaacatatataaaaagttacaaGCTTTGTGGACCTCTCCCATACAAGCAGTGAGCattatactaaaaattattaataaaagaaaatttctttttaggatgaatttaaatataaacaaatataactagttttattttatttaataaaattatttccaaaacaccctttttgtaattctatttttaagcacctatttattcataataacaaggtttaatgataaatattttagaaaaagttgtttaatgaaattaaataatgttattgaCCTTTTTAATTAGCATAAAATTAGTTACTTTTTGTGTATACTAAACTTCAGGAAACATTATCCTTAAAgctaatttaaaattacatctccccataattttgaaatatgcaAACCCTCAAAGTTTAGCGTGTATAAAACAGATTAATTGTTCCACTTTATAAGAATTTGATTTGATTCATGTGCAGGAGAGTTTAATTaaccaaaatgaaattgtaaagtGTCCAACAAGGATGTAAATAACATTCTTTCCTTTGTTTCATAAACACTAATAAccgaatttttttttttctgtaaattgTATACAGCCACAGAACTGTGTTAATCAGCCAgttgtttatactgttttatATATGTAGTTGGTGAATCTTGGGAATAGTTCCCTAAGTGACTCCCTGCTTCTTTGGCTATACACATTTTGCACGAAAGTATGAAATAATGGAAGTGGTTGTTGCTTGGTCAGCTTCCTTCGACagtaaataagaaatattttgagATCAAATGTCGTATTCATTTCCAGAAGATAATGTTAACTACACGCAggttctttctcttctttgaaAAGATTTGACAACACTACAAAATACTTCAACTAGGTGCATGCATGCAAATTGAGCTTGTACACGCAGTTCTTTCAATCATGAATTTTGTACCAGTTTACCTTAATTGGTTACTAGGAAACAAATACAGCCACTCTGACAtcattaatatatgattttgacacaaaaataaacacTGCTGGTTTTAGAAAATATAGGATATAACAGATTAAGTTTATCTAAAAGCACGCATATGTAGTTTTACAACTCCTAACCTTggcaaaaacaaattaaaacagcAAAATCAAATCTCACGGGAAAGGAAGAGGAAAGAGTTGGCTTTTTAACTTCAAACAATACAAAAAGAGATGGGTCCTAGTTATGACTTAAAAAGAGATGGCTTTTTAACCTTAATGCCTGATAACGAGAACAAATGCATTGTCCTTTTAAGATATATCAGTTGCAAACATGAAAAGTTCATAAATGATTTTTGGAGTTCTAAAATAATGTTCTCAATGcgtaatataaaaagaaaagggaagtaCAATAcgtaatatattgatataacaggaaaaaaaaaagacaataatTTGAGAATGTATaatgtcaattgaatcaatgctatagttaatataaaaaaaataattataaaatccaataattttatcaattatatgaAACTTATGATTAGTAATTAATATCTTACTCTTATATGTTACTCgtataactatttaaaaaaaaaaaaacaattgtctAAATTCATAATAGGAACAACTCAGTCACCAAACTAAATGAAATCAGCTTGTGGTTGAAAATTAGCTGTGCtagaaaaacaatatattttgaaaaacagtgaatatgatgatgatgatgatgatcggCCCCAAGCAAAAAACATGATTATTTGGAGTGAGCTTTGAAGCTAGTGGGGAatcttttttatgttaaaaaagcACTTTTGATCCAGAGAAGAAAAAGGGTAAGAAGAGACAGTAACTCACATGGATGCAGGTAAACGGTGTCTAGCTTCAACAGAATGAGGAGAAGCACCCATTGTTCCTCTCATATAAACTATTCAGCTACAGGGGCATGCAACCATCTGATTATTCTCACCTGCAAAAAGTAATAAACTGCATCAACtaacaaaaaactaaattagaggTTCTGACTCTAAACCATTCATCTTGTAGTTGCTATATATTTATCTGAATTGGTTTTGGATGAACATAGATGAAACAAGTACAAATAAAGAATCACGGAAGGGAGAAGACAAGGACTACATCGTACATGGTAAATTTACTgcagaaggaaaagaaaaaaaaacacaacaatgAGAGTCATATACCAAAGTTAACGTAGAGGAACTGAGAAGACAAACAATGTTGTTGTTGCGAAGCAGAAAGAGAGACAGAGAAGAGAGGtgtgaagaagagagagaaggaaaatggaagaagcAGTAAGAGTTGATAGACGGCATTGTTGAGGGGTTGAATCAATATAGAAGGAGTGAGGCAGTAACGTCCTTCAGAATTTTTCCTTCATCTTTCAGTTTCATTCACAAACTGCTACTCACCAACTCTTGCATCTatctacttcttttcttttatcattactCCTCATTTATTACCTTTTTTCTATTCTCCAGTCTCATTGGAGTTGAAAATGCTTCTACcttataaatttcataaataatttacacTTATACATAACACTTCCTTTACTTTAGTTGAGATATGGAAACCCTAGCTGGTGTCCCAGTACAAAAATACGTTTGCTGAAATTACAACAAGAGTGTCTTTTTCatgtatgataatttttttctcttattaatatttacaaaagaagaaaaatatttttttttcttatatactaAATTAGAtccatttatataaaatttaacgAAAAAAGTAATATCAAGAGAtgggatttttttaatttaagcaaatgtatttattttacacGCCTGGTGACGTAatatcaactattttttttataagctatctactattaattaatttctagttatatatataaaactatgaaTTTCTAGTTGACGAGCCACTATAATACAAAGGAGACATGCCATTGTAGCACTTGATTGACAATGGAAGTAAATAGTTAGAAAAGAATGGATGGCTTCAATGGAAATGGCTTTTAGATCTTTAAAGTTTTAACTCCTTTCAAGTACAAAAGGCAATtaaatttttctcaaaattattctcagcaattaatatttatttaataattaagatatatGCCTATGCAAAAGTATTTTGGTATTTCCATAATGAAAAGAGAGAGTAGTTTATTATTGCATTAGTCTTTTGGATTATCAAAGCTTTCAAGTAATTGGTTCATGGTTAAGTTGGAATTGTGTTATTGAAGGCATTTATTAAAAGGAAGAGAAGATAATAAAAACCCAGAAACAAAAATGGTCGCTTTAATGAGAGTTGTTGATACTTGATTGATAGGGATGATTAGGTTAGTGAAAACAATTGTTCATTGGATTTAGAGTAAAGGTACCACATGTCCCAATCCCAAGTCAAATAGGAAAACCTAATTTTCCTACTTTCTATCAATATTGGTAAAAATGCCTTTAACCTAAGACTATTCTTAACACTTTTACTTTTATGTCCTTCCTTCTACATGGTTATTAGGGTTTGCATTTCCTCCCTAATTAtctgttttcttaaaaatagcGTAGTTAAATGCATAACCCTAGTAGGTAAACGCTCTTATCGTCATTAAATTTTCTCTTAATGTTTCATAGAAATGAAAAGTTCATCTGCGTTTGAAGAAATAGGGTGGCAACATCAAACACCTAATCAGCTGCCACGACAACAACACATGACAcgagtttattattattttcccttttcattCTTATAAcgcaattataattaaatagtcCTTCAGATTGTTGACATTTGTTTAGGTGTCCTTTCATAGACTATTTCACCAAACCCATGGTCGTCGTGGCACAGCAAAAATTCGTCAAAACGGCAATGAAAAggttaattaattgaaaagacTTGTTATTGATAAGAAAAGGAACATTGCACCAGTTGACCTCCCCTGTTCCCTTTTGCCCCAAGGTTTTGTTTTACATCTATGGGTCTTAGTCTTTGCACTTAACACAAACACTTTATGTAAACAATTTTCATCTTATTTCACCCTTCGCTTAGTTTCTATAGTCACAGTAAATGTCACTTATCTATccactttttaattattacacCCAAAAAAACTATGCTTTAACTTACAAATGATTCTCAGAGTTTGCTTAATCTCCAAATTTGAAACTATTACTGAAATATAGTATTATATAACTTGtttcttataaaagaaaagacgGAAGAGAACATTAGTGATAATTTACATGAACATTCATTTTAAACttactctttcttttttattaacatcactcaacatttttcttttctttattttttttcctgttatTTCAATCTCTTTCTTCTCCACTCCAATTTCACACCTTTTTCAAGAgtcagaaaaaataaatatttttttatgggtAAACAGTATTGTGAAGACTTTCATTCAAAAAGGGTTAGTAGCAGATTCAATGTTGTGAATAACTTAAAGGGTCGaaagtatatatgtatatggtaAAGCAGAAGGCAGAACAGGTGGCAGAGTTATAACCGAAGAGGCTTGCTTGGGGAAGACTTGCTATAGTAACAAGGAAGCCTTGCACCCATCGCTACGTATGCCTGCTATTGCCGTCCATGCATTACAATTacgataaataatataaatgtataaaGCCAATAACGAATATAGAATTCTTTATAATCCCCCACTGAGACTGTACGGGATAACCAAAATGAAGACGTGAGGCAGTATGTGTACTGTATTGCAAGCAAAGCAATAAAGAACTCAATGCTACAGCTTATATTCTTGCACGCTTGTGGATCATGACAAAGCGAAGCAGATTTTGTGCATCCTAGTTATATCCATTTGCTTTACGCTGTTCAGAATTGTTGCGTGTTGACATCTTAAGAAGGGACCACTTTGAAAACTGTCCTCTTCACTACCTGCAGATTATAACTGGAAGTTTGTATCGACAAAAGAGAGGAAATATAGGAAGAAGCTACTTTTTATCCCATAATTATGCGTGGTGCACGAGAATGACAGGGTTGTCCCTTCCCTCTGAACCTAAAATATCATGTGCTCTTACAAAGCTTACGTTTTAGAGTTGTAACATCAAACTCGTTACAGTATTTTAGGGACTTATCTTTACAGATGTATATAATGATAGGACTGGTTATTTTACTTACGGATTCTAATTTTACATACGCTTATATTACGTGGCTTGAGCACAATAATAAGGCTCAATCGTTCAAAGgttattaatagattttttttaccCTCAGGAAAGCAAACAGCTTATCTTTGTGTTCCTGAGCATGCAAGCTTTCTCTTTTCCTATTTGACAATCGTTCGCAACTGCAGGCGATACCCGCCATGCAGGGCAGTTAGGATTTTATGGAAACTCCATAAGCAAACAGAGCACCACATCTGCTGTGGGATTTTCAACTGCCAAACGTAACAATTCAATTATTCGGATGTACAACACTGGAATGGACTTGCAATGATCCTCTTCGCAAAATAAGGGGGATCACGAGGTTGCGTAACAAGTTATTGATTTAGGCTCAAGATACCAAAAGAGGGGGGATCAGATTTTTCTTTGAGTTTTCAAGGGCAAGTCGATTCATTAAACCCTTTTTTTCCCTTGTAaggcaaaataaaaattcattctttCGAAGAATACAATAAAGCTATCAAGTTCcaactaaaaatataatcaaactcAGGCATCAAACTTCAGAAAGATAAAAGTGTTCtgatattttccttttcttttgtcaattatAGATTTGgttgaattatttttacataGCGATGAACATTTTCTCTAGTAGTAAgagaatactttttttttttcaaaccattcgaagataaattaaataagcaAGACCAAAATTTTGATATGCCATGCTATGTTGGGAAAAACATAGTATCTGCATTACTTTCTATAGAATCACAAATCAGATCCAGATTTTCCCTCTTTAGGAGGAGCAAATTGTCTACTGAGACGAGAACGTGCCCAGGGGTCTAGGGGTGCTCTCTGTGGTGGCTGAGGAGTTGGTGGCTTTGCTTGCCTAAGCTCATTTTCTCTGTCAATAAACCTGTTTCAAATCATAGAATGTTTTGAATATGTCGTTTCATTCTCAACCTCCTAATTCTTAAGCAACTAGGAACATTTAAAGGATTGAACTATGACAACACTGTATGGCAGACAGGCAACAGCAAGAACAATGAGCAAAGAAACACTTCTTCGGTGAAATTAAGCGAGGTTACCCAAATAAACCCAAAATGAATGTAAAACTAGAAtattgttaggatatttatcctattttaGCATAATTATATTGTCTaagattactctaattatcacgattatattgtatttaggattactctaattattataattatattgtcTCTAGAATTATCCTAATtctcaagtaatataaaaatgtacTCACTCAATATAGGCCATTGGTGCGGCATCACCCACTCGAATTCGAGTTCGAAGCAATCTGGTGTATCCTCCAGCTCTATCCCTGCACAACATAATCTCTGGTCAGTTTTACAACTATCTACCATAAATGAGAACTGAAACTATATCAGGTTCATTCCTTACTTGTATCGATAAGCCAGCTCTGTAAACAGCTTGTGAAGGACATCATCTCCTCGCACAAAACTAGCAGCGCGACTTGCAGCACATTGGGATCcctaaaacaatttataatataaactatagGCCAAACCCAGAAAAAAAGCTAAATGAAAAAAGTCAAATGATTACCCTGACAAAGAGTTtattccccccccccccccccataGAATGACCCATAATTCTtacaaagaagagagaagatgATTATGTCTTACGTGTCTCATATATAGGGACAAATTTAGTTCACAGTTCACAATACGAAATTCCCTCCCCTAACCCCAACTTGCCATATGCCCTGATAGAGGTGGAAAAGGTGCAAACAAGAAAAACTGAGACAGCCTAACTTCgcctaaattaaaaaatatagacctccaataaattttgaaatgaattcgGAGGTAAGAACACCAAGTACAAATTGGAACACCAAGTACAAATAGAACAATCAAAAGATAATCGTATTTCCAAATTCCACGCATCAACCAACCCCTTAATAGATTCATCCCTGTTTTTAAAGTAATGTTCGAAGACAGATCAACCAAAAGCTACACAAAAAATTACAGCGCAAATTAAATTAAC
It encodes the following:
- the LOC106780720 gene encoding UDP-glucuronate:xylan alpha-glucuronosyltransferase 1; its protein translation is MRGTMGASPHSVEARHRLPASIEDLYKRRLPRSKAKDADKPFHLSVQDRSSRCKLSFLKLILLITISGTFVTLLYSPEVYNTNHLSTSGSRWIWGGSDPRYISNVHTDWDDILNITDKLTGEDELQGIGLVNFNKTEQVHWEHLIPDATHVVLPLEYAERNVTWESLYPEWIDEEEETEVPVCPSLPTIRPPGIRLNLIAVKLPCRNGGNWSRDVARLHLQLAAAGLATSFKGNYPVYVLFITNCFPIPNLFSCKELVGHKGNVWLYKPNLSVLREKVQLPVGSCELALPMRGKELAYNGNAPREAYATILHSAHVYVCGAIAAAQSIRMSGSTRDFVILVDETISGYHRSGLEAAGWKVRTIQRIRNPKAEKDAYNEWNYSKFRLWQLTDYDKIIFIDADLLILRNIDFLFGMPEITATGNNATLFNSGVMVVEPSNCTFQLLMDHINEIESYNGGDQGYLNEIFTWWHRIPRHMNFLKHFWIGDEEEKKQMKTLLFGAEPPILYVLHYLGVKPWLCFRDYDCNWNADIFHEFASDVAHAKWWKVHDAMPELLQQFCLLKSKQKAQLEWDRRQAEIANYTDGHWRIKVKDRRLKKCIDNLCNWKSMLRHWGETNWTDDEFYTPTPPTITTASLSAL
- the LOC106780693 gene encoding uncharacterized protein LOC106780693 — its product is MTKFRKLGRPTGHRMSMLRTMVSQLVKHERIETTVAKAKEIRRLADNMVQLGKEGSQCAASRAASFVRGDDVLHKLFTELAYRYKDRAGGYTRLLRTRIRVGDAAPMAYIEFIDRENELRQAKPPTPQPPQRAPLDPWARSRLSRQFAPPKEGKSGSDL